In Uranotaenia lowii strain MFRU-FL chromosome 2, ASM2978415v1, whole genome shotgun sequence, one genomic interval encodes:
- the LOC129742019 gene encoding cytochrome P450 9e2-like, producing MFEVNMPLFVLRDLSLIKQITVKDFDHFMDHRPIFGTKSESPDQLFVKMLFTMTDQRWRNMRATLSPAFTGSKMRQMFELVVNCAESMADFYRGHVGNGKEYEMKDIFSRFTNDVIATCAFGIQVDSSRERENEFFRTGKDMMDFGKIGTILRLFACRLMPSITSALGIDIIGRKHNRYFSSLIREAVNARESRGIVRPDMINLLMQARKGSLKHQQETEEGEGFAIVKEPLLGSTKSTNTMTETEMIAQCLLFFLAGFDTVSTCLTFLAYELTINPDIQGKLYEEIAETHKILGGKSLTYDALQKMKYMDMVVSESLRLWSPVPAIDRLCVKDYTLDDGQGLKFTIEKGTGIWIPIHAIHRDPKYYPSPEKFIPERFSEANRTNLNPDAYLPFGVGPRACIGSRFALMEVKAIVYYMLRVFTLNRTDATQVPLKLAKTFAGMNPESGVHVKLRLREVAPKCLS from the coding sequence ATGTTTGAGGTCAACATGCCTTTGTTCGTTTTGCGGGATTTAAGCTTGATCAAGCAGATCACCGTTAAGGATTTCGACCATTTCATGGATCATCGGCCGATTTTTGGAACGAAATCGGAAAGTCCGGATCAGCTGTTTGTCAAAATGTTGTTCACGATGACGGACCAGAGGTGGCGGAACATGAGAGCGACGTTGAGTCCGGCCTTCACCGGAAGCAAGATGCGACAGATGTTTGAGCTGGTGGTGAACTGCGCCGAAAGTATGGCCGATTTCTACCGCGGACACGTTGGAAATGGAAAAGAATACGAAATGAAGGATATCTTCTCACGTTTCACGAATGACGTGATCGCGACCTGTGCCTTCGGTATTCAGGTAGACTCATCTCGGGAACGGGAGAACGAATTCTTCCGAACTGGAAAAGATATGATGGATTTTGGCAAGATCGGCACCATCCTGAGACTGTTTGCATGCCGCCTGATGCCTTCGATTACGAGTGCCTTGGGGATCGATATCATTGGTCGGAAACACAATCGCTACTTCTCCAGTCTGATCAGGGAAGCCGTCAATGCGCGTGAATCCCGAGGCATAGTACGTCCGGACATGATCAACCTGTTGATGCAAGCTCGCAAGGGATCTCTGAAGCATCAACAGGAAACGGAAGAAGGCGAAGGGTTTGCTATAGTCAAAGAACCTTTGTTGGGGAGCACCAAATCAACCAATACAATGACCGAAACAGAGATGATTGCTCAATGTTTGTTGTTCTTCCTGGCCGGCTTTGACACCGTCTCCACATGTCTAACCTTCCTAGCTTACGAACTCACCATAAACCCAGATATTCAAGGAAAACTCTACGAAGAAATCGCCGAAACCCACAAAATCCTTGGAGGAAAGTCTCTCACCTACGACGCCCTTCAGAAAATGAAGTACATGGACATGGTCGTCTCCGAATCGCTTCGACTCTGGTCTCCAGTACCTGCGATAGATCGTCTGTGCGTCAAAGACTACACCCTGGACGATGGCCAAGGTCTCAAGTTCACCATCGAAAAGGGAACTGGCATTTGGATTCCGATTCACGCCATTCACCGGGACCCCAAATACTACCCAAGCCCCGAAAAGTTCATCCCTGAACGATTCAGCGAAGCGAACCGCACCAATCTCAACCCGGACGCCTACCTTCCCTTTGGAGTGGGTCCTCGTGCCTGTATCGGATCGCGATTTGCCCTGATGGAGGTGAAGGCCATTGTGTACTACATGCTGAGGGTTTTCACCTTGAACAGGACCGACGCAACGCAAGTACCGCTTAAGTTGGCCAAAACCTTTGCTGGGATGAATCCGGAGAGCGGAGTTCACGTGAAACTTCGCCTGCGAGAGGTCGCTCCAAAATGTTTATCATAG
- the LOC129742020 gene encoding probable cytochrome P450 9f2: MEVNLLNFLAIFTLIAALGYWQNRKNDYFHRKPIPSLATKPFIGSTGSLLLKKYSIFEYICTIYNKYAGAKVFGLMDFNQPVFVLRDPELIKQVAVKHFEHFIDRRPIFGRDSESPDQLFVKTLFSMSDQKWRNMRATLSPAFTGSKMRQMFELVVKCAENSVGFYRGEIGQQSGKQYEMKDVFARFATDVIATCAFGIQVDSSRERDNEFYRTGRDMMSFGRFSVLVRIFFCRVMPSVASALGIDIIDRKHNRYFSKLIKEAVKARETRGIVRPDMINLLMQARKGLLNHAGETEQREGFAVVEESEVGKGQATKTMTEPEMIAQCLIFFLAGFDTVSTCLTFLAYELTLNPEIQRKLYEEIVETHETLGGKSLTYDVLQKMKYMDMVVSESLRLWTPIPAVDRLCVKEYTLDDGQGLKFTIEKGTGVWIPLQAIHRDPKYYPNPEKFIPERFSEENRPNINLSTYMPFGVGPRACIGIRFALMEVKAIVYYMLREFSFNRTHQTQVPLKLVKEFSGLTPERGVHVELRSRGK, from the exons ATGGAAGTAAACCTATTGAATTTCCTAGCTATTTTCACCCTGATCGCAGCCCTAGGCTATTGGCAGAATCGAAAGAATGATTACTTCCACCGGAAACCGATTCCATCACTGGCCACGAAACCATTCATCGGCAGTACCGGATCGTTGCTGCTGAAAAAGTACTCCATCTTCGAGTACATCTGCACGATCTACAACAAATATGCTGGAGCTAA AGTTTTCGGACTGATGGACTTCAACCAGCCGGTGTTTGTGCTGCGCGATCCGGAGCTGATCAAACAGGTGGCGGTCAAGCACTTTGAACACTTCATAGATCGAAGGCCGATTTTCGGTCGAGACTCGGAGAGTCCGGATCAGCTGTTTGTCAAAACGTTGTTCTCGATGTCGGATCAAAAGTGGCGTAATATGCGAGCGACGTTGAGTCCGGCCTTCACCGGAAGCAAGATGCGGCAGATGTTTGAGCTGGTGGTAAAGTGTGCAGAGAATTCCGTGGGATTTTATCGAGGAGAAATTGGGCAACAGAGTGGTAAACAGTACGAAATGAAGGATGTCTTTGCACGATTTGCCACTGACGTGATTGCGACCTGTGCCTTCGGTATTCAGGTTGATTCGTCTCGGGAACGTGACAATGAGTTCTATCGAACCGGAAGAGACATGATGTCGTTTGGAAGGTTCAGTGTCTTGGTTAGGATTTTCTTCTGCCGAGTGATGCCTTCGGTTGCGAGTGCCTTAGGGATCGACATCATAGACAGGAAACACAATCGCTACTTTTCCAAACTTATCAAGGAAGCCGTCAAAGCTCGTGAAACTCGAGGAATCGTTCGACCAGACATGATTAACCTGCTGATGCAAGCTCGCAAGGGATTGCTGAACCATGCAGGGGAAACTGAACAACGGGAAGGATTCGCAGTCGTTGAAGAATCTGAAGTCGGTAAAGGTCAAGCCACCAAAACCATGACCGAACCGGAAATGATAGctcaatgtttgattttcttCCTGGCTGGCTTCGACACCGTCTCTACCTGCCTGACCTTCCTAGCTTACGAACTCACCTTAAACCCagaaattcaacgaaaactCTATGAAGAAATCGTCGAAACCCACGAAACCCTTGGAGGAAAGTCTCTCACCTATGACGTCCTTCAGAAAATGAAGTACATGGACATGGTCGTCTCCGAATCGCTTCGACTCTGGACTCCGATACCTGCGGTGGATAGACTTTGCGTCAAAGAATACACCCTCGACGATGGTCAGGGTCTCAAGTTCACCATCGAAAAAGGCACGGGTGTTTGGATTCCACTTCAAGCGATTCATCGGGATCCAAAGTACTATCCCAACCCGGAAAAGTTCATCCCGGAGCGGTTTAGCGAAGAAAATCGACCTAACATCAACTTGAGCACCTACATGCCCTTTGGAGTGGGTCCTCGTGCCTGTATCGGGATCCGTTTTGCCCTCATGGAGGTGAAGGCCATCGTGTACTACATGCTGAGGGAGTTCAGCTTCAACCGGACCCACCAAACGCAGGTGCCGCTCAAGCTGGTCAAGGAGTTTTCCGGACTAACTCCGGAACGAGGGGTGCACGTTGAGTTGCGTTCCCGAGGAAAATGA